A single window of Ischnura elegans chromosome 8, ioIscEleg1.1, whole genome shotgun sequence DNA harbors:
- the LOC124164110 gene encoding dephospho-CoA kinase: MFIVGLTGGIATGKSLVTSILRENGVSVIDADTIARKVVEPGQSAWSKIRKEFGDGVFYSNGELNREALGNIVFQDVDKRKKLNQITHPEIYKEMLFAATKCFFSGEKFIVMDLPLLYETGAMLKYLHKVIVVDCEKECQLARLMARGQGMSESAALQRINAQMPLEEKCERANFVINNSGSEEETRQQVEGILSVLQKSRAYWRLRLLFLGVIVSILFILRALIW, translated from the exons ATGTTTATTGTCGGATTAACTGGAGGTATTGCCACCGGCAAGAGCTTAGTGACTTCCATTCTCCGTGAAAATGGAGTTTCTGTCATTGATGCTGATACAATTGCAAGGAAAG TTGTGGAGCCTGGGCAGAGTGCATGGAGTAAGATAAGGAAAGAGTTTGGGGATGGAGTTTTTTACTCAAATGGAGAATTGAATCGAGAAGCGCTGGGGAATATTGTCTTCCAAGATGTGGATAAAAGGAAAAAGCTTAACCAAATCACTCACCCAGAAATATACAAGGAAATGCTCTTTGCTGCTACCAAATGTTTCTTCAGCG GAGAGAAATTTATTGTAATGGACCTTCCCTTGCTATATGAGACTGGAGCCATGTTAAAATATTTGCACAAAGTCATTGTAGTTGACTG TGAGAAGGAGTGCCAGTTGGCACGCTTGATGGCCAGAGGTCAGGGAATGTCGGAGTCCGCAGCCCTGCAAAGAATCAATGCACAAATGCCTCTGGAGGAGAAATGCGAGAGAGCAAATTTCGTGATAAACAACTCCGGCTCTGAGGAAGAAACAAGGCAGCAAGTCGAGGGCATCTTGTCAGTGCTGCAGAAATCTCGTGCCTACTGGAGACTCCGTTTACTTTTCCTGGGTGTAATTGTTTCCATACTTTTCATCTTGAGGGCACTGATATGGTGA